In a single window of the Nocardiopsis composta genome:
- a CDS encoding transcriptional regulator produces the protein MLMGPGSTGPLNARLIAAAYRDEQEATDKVLRLGSAIDAYLFASPVPYEFARKAGVLTMPATYVPLGGASLHEALLRATLDERFDPTKASLDVLSRSDVVEAYSEVDLPVDGIHVHEELTSTAQLTSFHEGLWRRKATRMAITCVRGVAERLEAIGVPVMRLRPTNAGVRSALQTAGLLGAHHRLEEAQLGVVIVDVPTLRDSTRRSTPRYWRDELRLALHRLLLQEAHRINATAHPVDDHTFMVTATRGSLVTATEGFRQPPFVDRIKAELGIAIEVGIGMGRTTQDAETHARAALSRAQATRQSFAVDREGRSLVPAQRAPARQGSESLRSKGRETLTRLSERIAEEDGPLVVDAENAGRMLGVTPRTARRLLRTLVEEGLAWPLPPNRTLQPGRPRQLYRLIVEKLDKDKAGK, from the coding sequence ATGCTCATGGGTCCGGGGTCCACGGGGCCGCTCAACGCCAGACTCATCGCCGCCGCCTATCGAGACGAGCAAGAGGCGACCGACAAGGTACTGCGGCTGGGCTCCGCCATCGACGCGTACCTTTTCGCCAGCCCCGTCCCCTACGAGTTCGCGCGGAAGGCCGGGGTCCTCACGATGCCCGCCACCTACGTGCCGCTCGGCGGGGCGAGCCTGCACGAGGCTCTGCTGCGCGCCACCCTGGACGAGAGATTCGACCCGACCAAGGCCAGCCTGGACGTGCTCAGCCGGAGCGACGTCGTGGAGGCCTACTCCGAGGTCGACCTGCCCGTCGACGGCATCCACGTGCACGAGGAGCTCACCAGCACCGCCCAGCTGACCTCCTTCCACGAGGGCCTGTGGCGGCGCAAGGCCACCCGGATGGCGATCACCTGCGTGCGCGGCGTCGCCGAGCGGCTGGAGGCCATCGGGGTGCCGGTGATGCGGCTCCGCCCGACCAACGCCGGGGTGCGCAGCGCCCTGCAGACCGCCGGCCTGCTCGGCGCCCACCACCGGCTGGAGGAGGCCCAGCTCGGCGTGGTCATCGTGGACGTCCCGACGCTGCGCGACTCCACCCGCCGCTCCACGCCCCGCTACTGGCGCGACGAGCTGCGCCTGGCCCTGCACCGGCTGCTGCTGCAGGAGGCGCACCGGATCAACGCCACCGCGCACCCGGTGGACGACCACACGTTCATGGTCACCGCCACCAGGGGTTCACTGGTCACCGCGACCGAGGGGTTCCGCCAGCCGCCGTTCGTCGACCGGATCAAGGCCGAACTGGGCATCGCCATCGAGGTCGGCATCGGCATGGGCCGCACCACCCAGGACGCCGAGACGCACGCCCGCGCGGCGCTGAGCCGGGCGCAGGCGACCCGGCAGAGCTTCGCGGTGGACCGGGAGGGCCGCTCGCTGGTCCCGGCGCAGCGGGCGCCGGCCCGCCAGGGCTCGGAGTCGCTGCGCAGCAAGGGCCGGGAGACGCTGACCCGGCTCTCCGAGCGGATCGCCGAGGAGGACGGCCCGCTGGTGGTGGACGCGGAGAACGCCGGCCGGATGCTCGGGGTCACCCCGCGCACCGCCCGCCGGCTGCTGCGCACCCTGGTCGAGGAGGGCCTGGCCTGGCCGCTGCCGCCCAACCGCACGCTGCAGCCGGGCCGCCCGCGCCAGCTCTACCGGCTCATCGTGGAGAAGCTCGACAAGGACAAGGCCGGCAAGTAG